A stretch of DNA from Cellulomonas fengjieae:
AGGGCGTCCCGGTTGCCGACCCAGCGGAACAGGGACGTGCGGTCCACCCCGAGCCGCGCAGCGAGGCGCCCCATGTCGATCCGCGCCCCCTCGATGAAGGTCTCGCGGGCGGCGACGAACGCACGCACGGCCTCGGCGTGCTCGCCGTCCTCGAGCCGCTGCGACAGCCACGACGGCGCTGCGCGCGTCCCCGTGCGGGCGAGCCCTTCCCCGATCACGCCAAGGTTCGACATGGCGGCAACCTACTCCCCCGTCGTGGGGGCTATGCAACATCTGGGAAAATGATGCAGACTCGAGCGGGAGATCAGTGCCGATCCATGAGCGGAGCCATGACGTGACCCAGACGCCCCTGTCCCACGCGCTGCTGACCAGCGACTTCTACTCCTTCCAGGACCTCCTGACGCCCGCGGAGAACGAGCGCGTCATGGAGATCCGGGAGTTCCTGGAGCGCGACCTGCGGCCCATCGCTGACGACTACTGGGACCGCGCCGAGTTCCCCGTGCACCTCATCCCCGAGGTCGGCCGGCTCGGCCTGCTCGGGCCGGTGTGGCCGGAGACCAAGCGGTTCGAGAACAGCGCGCTGTACCGCGGCTGGGTGGCGCTCGAGCTGGCCCGGGTCGACCCCGGTTTCGCGACCTTCGTCGGCGTGCAGAACGGCCTGACGATGGGCGCGATCGGCGTCGGCGGCTCCCCGGAGCAGCGCGCGCACTGGTTGCCGCCGATGGCGACCGGCGAGGTGATCGGCGGGTTCGGCCTCACCGAGCCGCTCTCCGGCTCCGACACCGCGCGGGGCCTGCGCACGACGGCGCACCGCACCGGCGACACGTGGGTGATCAACGGCGCCAAACGCTGGATCGGGAACGCGACGTTCGCCGACGTCGTCGTCATCTGGGCCCGCGACACCGCCGACGACCAGGTCAAGGGCTTCCTGGTGCGCGGCGGCACCCCCGGGTTCACCGCGACCAAGATCGAGCGCAAGCAGGCCCTGCGCTCCGTGCAGAACGCCGACATCCTGCTCGACGGCGTCGAGGTCTCGGAGGCGGACCGCCTGCCGAACATCCGCTCCTTCAAGGACGTCGCGATCGTGCTCCGGCTGACCCGGGCGGAGGTCGCGTGGCAGGCGGTCGGCCTCGCCGTCGGCGCCTATGAGGCCACCGTGAGGTACGCGCTCGCGCGTGAGCAGTTCGGCAAGCCGATCGCGTCCTTCCAGCTGGTGCAGGACCGGCTCGCCCGGTGCCTGGGCAACATCACCGCGGGCATCGCGATGTGCGTGCGGGTGTCGCAGCTGCTCGACGAGGACCGCCAGGGCGACGAGCACTCCGCGCTGGCCAAGGCGTTCACCACCCGGACGATGCGCGAGACGGTGGCGCTGTGCCGGGAGACCCTCGGCGGCAACGGGATCCAGCTGGACCACGGCGTCGCGCGCTACATGGCCGACGCCGAGGCGGTGTTCTCGTTCGAGGGCACCTACGACATGAACAACCTCATCGTGGGGCGTGC
This window harbors:
- a CDS encoding acyl-CoA dehydrogenase family protein; this encodes MSHALLTSDFYSFQDLLTPAENERVMEIREFLERDLRPIADDYWDRAEFPVHLIPEVGRLGLLGPVWPETKRFENSALYRGWVALELARVDPGFATFVGVQNGLTMGAIGVGGSPEQRAHWLPPMATGEVIGGFGLTEPLSGSDTARGLRTTAHRTGDTWVINGAKRWIGNATFADVVVIWARDTADDQVKGFLVRGGTPGFTATKIERKQALRSVQNADILLDGVEVSEADRLPNIRSFKDVAIVLRLTRAEVAWQAVGLAVGAYEATVRYALAREQFGKPIASFQLVQDRLARCLGNITAGIAMCVRVSQLLDEDRQGDEHSALAKAFTTRTMRETVALCRETLGGNGIQLDHGVARYMADAEAVFSFEGTYDMNNLIVGRAVTGIAAFV